One window from the genome of Desulforamulus ruminis DSM 2154 encodes:
- a CDS encoding S8 family serine peptidase, which produces MNNLISYQSIVKYRKIFALVHIFLLLPWPLWGKAWALEPNYQLENNLAAGILGIPALWTLNPGINGLGLTGKGQTVAVADAGLDGGNMETLHPDLKDRLTGVKDFSGDGWGDPNGHGTHIAGSIVGTGAKSQGYIRGMAPEAGLYFQATYNEAEKNLRIPSVYDLLNDAYNAPGQPRIHVNSWGANFSDGIYDWNSYSLDKFVWDHPDMVVLKSAGNGYKTAKPFVSSPGSAKNAVTVGSTEGVRGIDTGSDNPGQVVGFSSRGTFDGRIKPEVLAPGTWILSTRKTNPNLEGDNYIGVYNQYYGYMSGTSMSTALTAGSLALLRQYLVQKGLSPSAAQMKALLIFGTRILPGVSGSDQGFGRVDAERSIIAMDQGDVKVLDEKGLNTGEELTYTYTSNGQPFRVVMAYTDYPKTPGIGKDLVNDLDVKVTGPDGKEVYWGNGYIDGDHLNNTEGILIDKPQKGETYTIEVSASEVVHGPQPFALVYGSLPWQGTLSEVHDNELTFNDGQTLRVNQEVTIRLTDGSAATEAAINEIPAGAEVYLVYGEEGEISHLDALYNTIHSKLQAKEGSNQLVIEDGTRWSLAEEAKIFVGDNELQWSELPLEAEIELTVNPGDDKVWRVEVKNLPDNSPYYSLPLSEKDITIAIQNSRSSGKVVLSAADPEDTSKPVTLAFAAGLASKLVSNGLPVELRLPGLSIEIPVGEFGRIGKSEEGAQLQLRVAWQTVGEQSLPAADPFMYLRPVGKLVEIRPTLVWPDGSQLAISSSNSFLKVTITSPLGSTAGLNLQRLGTYRYSELSQVWGLVNIDYNPDTGRSTFYTNRFGKFGILEASRTFEDITDHWARTDIEIMAARQIVRGMAPQTFAPDLTVTRGQFTAMLVRTLGLSEESVSPAEFSDLPGDYWCAGAVGTAVKMGLVSGYGDGTFGANDPITREQMAAMLVRAMRYGTEKNLNESALNPIHFTDEENISSWARSSVAIVAQEGLMKGREAGGFAPQEFTTRAEAAVVMVRLLSYRGNNW; this is translated from the coding sequence GTGAACAACTTGATCAGCTATCAATCTATCGTTAAATATAGAAAGATCTTTGCTCTGGTACATATTTTTTTGCTGCTCCCCTGGCCCCTTTGGGGTAAGGCCTGGGCCCTTGAGCCGAATTATCAGTTGGAGAACAACCTGGCCGCGGGAATTTTGGGAATTCCGGCTCTGTGGACCCTTAATCCGGGAATCAATGGTCTGGGTTTAACCGGAAAAGGACAGACTGTTGCGGTGGCGGACGCCGGACTGGATGGCGGCAATATGGAAACCCTGCACCCGGACCTGAAGGACCGGTTAACCGGGGTGAAAGATTTCAGCGGGGACGGTTGGGGGGACCCCAACGGCCACGGTACCCATATTGCCGGCAGTATTGTGGGGACCGGTGCCAAGTCTCAGGGCTATATCAGGGGAATGGCCCCGGAAGCAGGACTGTATTTCCAGGCCACCTACAATGAGGCCGAGAAAAATCTGCGGATTCCTTCGGTTTACGACTTATTAAATGATGCCTACAATGCTCCCGGGCAACCCCGGATCCACGTGAACAGTTGGGGGGCCAACTTCAGTGACGGTATTTATGACTGGAACAGCTACAGCCTGGACAAGTTTGTCTGGGATCACCCGGATATGGTGGTGTTGAAGTCCGCCGGCAACGGCTATAAAACCGCTAAACCCTTTGTCAGTTCACCAGGTTCGGCCAAAAATGCCGTTACCGTAGGGTCCACCGAAGGAGTGCGGGGAATTGACACCGGTTCCGATAACCCCGGTCAGGTTGTCGGCTTCAGCAGCCGGGGCACCTTTGACGGCCGCATCAAACCGGAGGTTCTGGCTCCCGGCACCTGGATTTTATCCACCCGTAAAACCAACCCGAACCTGGAGGGAGATAATTATATCGGTGTTTATAACCAGTATTACGGTTATATGAGCGGCACCAGCATGTCCACCGCTCTGACCGCCGGTTCCCTGGCTTTGCTGCGGCAATATCTGGTTCAGAAAGGGCTGTCTCCCAGCGCGGCTCAGATGAAAGCACTGCTGATTTTCGGCACCCGGATTCTGCCGGGAGTATCCGGCAGCGACCAGGGATTCGGCCGGGTTGACGCCGAAAGATCGATTATCGCCATGGATCAGGGCGATGTGAAGGTTTTGGATGAGAAGGGATTAAATACAGGAGAGGAGTTAACTTATACCTACACCAGCAACGGACAGCCCTTCCGGGTGGTGATGGCCTATACCGATTACCCCAAGACCCCCGGAATCGGGAAGGATTTAGTTAATGACCTGGATGTGAAGGTAACCGGCCCGGACGGCAAGGAAGTATACTGGGGCAACGGTTATATCGACGGGGACCACTTGAACAATACTGAGGGAATTCTGATAGACAAACCCCAAAAGGGAGAAACCTATACCATTGAGGTCTCTGCCTCGGAGGTGGTTCATGGTCCCCAGCCCTTTGCCTTGGTCTATGGCAGCCTACCTTGGCAGGGCACTCTTTCCGAAGTTCACGACAATGAACTGACTTTTAATGATGGACAGACACTAAGGGTGAATCAAGAGGTAACCATCCGTCTTACCGACGGCAGCGCCGCAACGGAGGCGGCTATCAATGAGATTCCTGCCGGAGCAGAGGTTTATCTGGTATATGGCGAAGAAGGAGAAATCTCTCATTTGGATGCCCTTTATAACACCATTCACAGCAAGCTCCAGGCCAAGGAAGGTTCCAACCAACTGGTTATTGAGGATGGAACACGCTGGTCCCTGGCGGAGGAAGCTAAAATTTTTGTTGGCGATAACGAGCTTCAATGGAGCGAACTGCCCCTGGAAGCGGAGATTGAACTGACGGTGAATCCCGGGGATGATAAAGTTTGGCGGGTGGAAGTGAAAAACCTGCCGGATAACTCCCCTTACTATTCCTTACCCCTTTCGGAAAAGGATATAACTATAGCCATACAAAACTCCAGGAGCAGCGGCAAGGTGGTTCTATCAGCGGCGGATCCGGAAGATACATCAAAACCGGTGACCTTGGCCTTTGCCGCCGGGTTGGCCTCAAAGCTTGTCAGCAACGGGTTGCCGGTAGAACTGAGACTGCCGGGATTAAGTATTGAGATTCCCGTCGGTGAATTTGGCCGGATAGGCAAATCTGAAGAGGGGGCACAACTGCAGCTACGGGTTGCCTGGCAGACAGTGGGTGAACAATCTCTGCCTGCCGCAGACCCGTTTATGTACCTGCGTCCGGTAGGAAAGCTGGTGGAGATCCGGCCTACTCTGGTATGGCCGGACGGCAGTCAACTGGCAATTAGTTCTTCCAATTCCTTCCTTAAGGTAACCATTACTTCTCCTCTGGGATCCACTGCCGGGTTAAACCTGCAGCGTTTAGGGACCTATCGATATAGTGAATTATCCCAGGTGTGGGGGCTGGTAAACATTGATTACAATCCGGATACAGGCAGGTCCACTTTCTATACCAACCGGTTCGGAAAATTTGGCATTTTGGAGGCTAGCCGAACCTTTGAAGACATTACAGACCATTGGGCCAGGACGGATATAGAGATTATGGCGGCCCGCCAGATTGTAAGGGGTATGGCCCCGCAGACCTTTGCTCCGGATCTTACCGTAACCAGGGGACAATTTACAGCCATGCTGGTTCGGACTCTAGGCCTTTCTGAAGAATCCGTCTCCCCTGCCGAGTTCTCAGATTTACCCGGGGATTACTGGTGCGCCGGGGCTGTGGGCACCGCAGTAAAAATGGGCCTGGTTTCCGGTTACGGCGACGGAACCTTTGGTGCCAATGATCCCATTACCCGGGAACAAATGGCGGCTATGCTGGTCCGGGCCATGCGTTATGGTACGGAGAAAAACCTCAATGAAAGCGCACTGAATCCCATCCATTTTACCGATGAGGAAAACATCTCCTCCTGGGCTAGGTCCTCAGTGGCTATTGTGGCGCAGGAGGGCCTTATGAAAGGCAGGGAAGCCGGAGGCTTTGCTCCTCAGGAATTTACCACCCGGGCCGAGGCTGCTGTTGTGATGGTGCGGCTGCTGAGCTATCGGGGGAATAACTGGTAG
- a CDS encoding phosphoglucomutase/phosphomannomutase family protein encodes MNKISFGTDGWRGIIARDFTFDNVRLVTGAVAAYINSKGLGERGLVVGRDNRFLAEEFAETVAEELNRQGISAFMCCGATPTPVTAYAIQLKKAAGAIMLTASHNPPVYNGFKFIPEYAGPALPHITKEIEENIRRLQKGDPCDMRGLIPPEGRYGLLVEETDAGACERSDFHPFEPYVKHISEVVDLEMIGKAALKVVIDPMYGAGIGYLEHILGQAGVQLEVFHNTRDPLFGGTLPEPSGKTLEELKNRVKAGGAHLGLALDGDADRFGIIDSNGEYITPNQFLPLLYYHLNTARGWRGPVARTVATTHLLDRMAVRYGQKVYESPVGFKYIGQNMLEKNCVLGGEESGGLSIRGHIPEKDGILAGLLAAEMVARHGKSLSGILEDIYREFGWLYSERLDLHTTPEQKQEILDRLNLWEPRELAGQEVARKITLDGIKLVLADGAWVLIRPSGTEPLFRIYVEANHMEQKSQLQQEVRELLKIQ; translated from the coding sequence ATGAATAAAATATCCTTTGGAACCGACGGTTGGCGGGGGATTATTGCCAGGGATTTTACCTTTGATAATGTAAGACTGGTAACCGGAGCGGTGGCAGCCTATATTAACAGCAAGGGCTTGGGAGAGCGCGGCCTGGTGGTGGGCCGGGACAACCGGTTTTTAGCCGAGGAGTTTGCCGAGACCGTAGCGGAGGAACTGAACCGCCAGGGGATCTCCGCCTTTATGTGCTGCGGGGCCACACCCACCCCGGTAACGGCCTATGCCATTCAATTAAAAAAAGCGGCCGGAGCCATTATGCTGACGGCCAGCCATAACCCGCCTGTTTATAACGGGTTTAAGTTCATTCCCGAGTATGCCGGACCGGCCCTGCCTCATATTACCAAAGAGATCGAAGAGAATATCCGGCGGCTGCAAAAAGGGGATCCCTGTGATATGAGAGGGCTCATTCCCCCTGAGGGGCGTTATGGCCTGCTGGTGGAGGAAACAGATGCCGGAGCCTGCGAACGTTCGGATTTTCACCCCTTTGAGCCCTATGTAAAACATATTTCCGAAGTGGTGGACCTGGAGATGATTGGGAAAGCTGCCCTGAAGGTAGTCATTGACCCCATGTATGGTGCAGGCATCGGCTATCTGGAACACATTCTGGGTCAGGCCGGAGTCCAACTGGAAGTTTTCCACAACACCCGTGATCCCCTTTTTGGCGGAACCCTGCCGGAACCCAGCGGGAAAACACTGGAAGAGTTGAAGAACCGGGTGAAGGCCGGGGGCGCCCATCTGGGACTGGCTCTGGACGGCGATGCGGACCGCTTTGGAATTATTGATAGCAATGGTGAATACATTACACCCAATCAGTTTCTGCCGCTGCTCTACTATCACCTGAATACCGCCCGGGGTTGGCGGGGACCGGTGGCCCGGACGGTGGCCACCACTCACCTGTTGGACCGTATGGCGGTGCGGTATGGGCAGAAAGTTTACGAAAGCCCCGTAGGGTTTAAATATATTGGACAGAACATGCTGGAAAAGAACTGCGTTTTGGGCGGGGAGGAAAGCGGAGGCCTGTCCATTCGGGGCCATATCCCGGAGAAGGACGGCATTCTGGCCGGGCTGCTGGCAGCGGAAATGGTGGCCCGTCACGGGAAGAGTCTGTCTGGCATTCTGGAGGATATTTACCGGGAATTCGGCTGGCTTTACAGTGAGCGTCTGGACCTGCACACCACGCCGGAGCAGAAACAAGAAATTCTGGACCGCTTGAACCTTTGGGAACCCCGGGAACTGGCCGGGCAGGAGGTAGCCAGAAAGATTACCCTGGATGGCATCAAACTGGTGCTGGCGGACGGGGCCTGGGTTTTGATCCGGCCCTCAGGCACCGAACCTCTCTTCCGTATCTATGTGGAAGCCAACCATATGGAGCAAAAAAGCCAATTACAGCAGGAAGTGAGAGAATTGTTAAAAATACAATAA
- a CDS encoding NAD-dependent epimerase/dehydratase family protein: MRVLVTGGAGFIGSHIVENLLEAGHEALVVDNFSTGRRENLITGVPVYEMDIINPEITEVFRRVQPEAVIHQAAQVAVPVSLKDPVLDAQVNIIGTLNLLEACRTHGVAKVIFASSAAVYGNPAYLPVDEQHPVGPLSGYGVSKHAVEKYLEVYRELYGLKWTALRYANVYGPRQDALGEGGVVAIFINKLLQNQCPVIFGDGEQTRDFVYVKDVAAANVRALTFGDNRLFNISTGKASTVNELLLLLQQAIGSSLLGEYGPPRSGDILHSYLDQQRAAVELDWVPRYALDQGIKETVEFYLKGGL, translated from the coding sequence ATGCGAGTTTTGGTAACGGGCGGAGCCGGCTTTATCGGTTCTCACATTGTGGAGAATTTGTTGGAGGCCGGACACGAGGCCTTGGTGGTAGATAACTTTTCCACCGGCAGAAGAGAGAATCTTATTACCGGGGTTCCGGTTTATGAGATGGATATTATCAACCCGGAGATCACGGAAGTTTTTAGAAGGGTCCAACCGGAGGCCGTCATTCATCAGGCGGCTCAGGTGGCGGTTCCGGTTTCCCTCAAGGACCCGGTTTTGGATGCACAAGTCAACATTATCGGTACCTTGAATTTGTTGGAAGCCTGCCGCACCCACGGGGTGGCCAAGGTGATTTTTGCCTCTTCGGCAGCGGTGTATGGAAATCCCGCCTACCTGCCGGTGGATGAGCAACATCCTGTAGGCCCCTTGTCCGGATACGGCGTTTCCAAGCACGCAGTGGAAAAGTATTTGGAAGTTTACCGGGAACTGTACGGATTGAAATGGACGGCCCTGCGCTATGCCAATGTGTACGGACCCCGCCAAGACGCTCTGGGGGAAGGCGGGGTGGTGGCGATCTTTATCAATAAGCTGCTTCAGAATCAGTGTCCGGTGATTTTTGGAGACGGGGAACAAACCCGGGACTTTGTCTATGTAAAGGATGTGGCTGCTGCCAATGTCCGGGCGTTGACCTTTGGAGACAACCGGCTCTTCAACATCAGCACGGGGAAAGCTTCTACGGTGAATGAACTTTTACTGCTGCTGCAGCAAGCCATCGGTTCTTCCCTGCTGGGAGAATACGGACCGCCCCGGTCGGGGGACATTTTACACAGTTATTTGGATCAGCAGCGGGCGGCGGTTGAATTGGACTGGGTTCCCCGGTATGCCCTGGATCAGGGAATAAAGGAAACGGTGGAGTTTTATCTTAAGGGTGGGCTTTAA
- the galU gene encoding UTP--glucose-1-phosphate uridylyltransferase GalU has translation MRVRKAIIPAAGLGVRFLPATKAQPKEMLPIVDTPTIQYIVEEAVASGIEDILIVTGRNKRAIEDHFDKSLELELQLGHKNKDELLGLVRDISEMVDIHYIRQKEPLGLGHAVYCARKFIGDEPFAVLLGDDVIKNKVPCLKQMINLYEEVRYSVLGVQEVPPEHVNRYGMVEATTEREGVCRIYDLVEKPEVGQAPSSLAVMGRYILSPRIFDILAMTRPGAGGEIQLTDALRSLAKAEAIYGCLFEGTRYDVGDKLGYLKATVEFALERPDLAGEFRKYLKELITE, from the coding sequence ATGAGAGTCCGCAAAGCCATTATCCCGGCTGCCGGACTGGGGGTGCGTTTTTTGCCCGCTACTAAGGCTCAGCCCAAGGAAATGCTGCCCATTGTGGATACGCCAACCATTCAATACATAGTCGAGGAAGCCGTTGCCTCAGGAATTGAAGATATTTTAATCGTCACCGGTCGAAACAAGCGGGCCATTGAAGATCATTTTGACAAATCCCTGGAACTGGAACTGCAGTTGGGACATAAAAACAAGGATGAACTTCTGGGACTGGTCCGGGACATCAGTGAAATGGTGGATATCCACTATATCCGCCAGAAGGAGCCTCTGGGTTTGGGGCATGCGGTTTATTGCGCCCGGAAGTTTATTGGAGATGAGCCCTTTGCCGTTCTGCTGGGAGATGATGTCATTAAAAACAAGGTTCCCTGCCTGAAGCAGATGATCAATCTATACGAAGAGGTGCGTTATTCCGTATTAGGGGTACAGGAAGTTCCGCCGGAGCATGTAAACCGGTACGGTATGGTTGAGGCCACCACAGAACGGGAAGGAGTTTGCCGCATTTACGATCTGGTAGAAAAGCCCGAAGTGGGCCAAGCCCCTTCAAGCTTAGCCGTAATGGGCCGGTATATTTTAAGTCCCCGGATTTTTGATATTCTAGCCATGACCCGGCCTGGAGCCGGCGGTGAAATCCAATTGACCGATGCCCTCCGCTCGCTGGCGAAAGCCGAGGCCATTTATGGCTGCCTTTTTGAAGGCACACGTTATGATGTGGGGGATAAGTTAGGTTATTTAAAGGCTACCGTTGAATTCGCCCTGGAAAGACCGGATTTGGCCGGGGAGTTTCGGAAATATTTAAAAGAATTGATCACAGAGTAA
- a CDS encoding glycosyltransferase family 4 protein yields the protein MINFIFPCLLALLISFVLTPTVRKLAFKIGAIDRPDCRKVHCKTMPRLGGLAVFLAFTGAVLFTQQLNNKLIGLLVGGLLIVLLGILDDTRGLPAKVKLVGQIAAAAAVIPFGIQVEFITNPINGDLLHLGIWGIPVTIFWIISVTNAVNLIDGLDGLAGGTSFIAALTMAAIIWQQDGTGMEVTLLALVLAASILGFLRYNFFPAKIFLGDTGSMFLGYALGTLAVMGVTKTATAISVIVPMVILGLPLLDVLFAILRRYQSQRPIFQPDKEHLHHRLMALGLSHRQTVLAIYAVNLILGVSAFLLTVLTTSQAALLLFILAVVIIVTANKIGVIGKVAPTGTSSSVSQNLRQRSSKM from the coding sequence TTGATAAACTTTATATTTCCCTGTTTGCTGGCTTTGTTGATCAGTTTCGTATTAACACCCACAGTTCGCAAATTGGCTTTTAAGATTGGAGCCATTGACCGGCCCGACTGCCGCAAGGTACATTGTAAGACCATGCCCCGTCTGGGCGGGCTGGCCGTTTTTTTAGCTTTTACTGGAGCGGTTTTATTTACTCAACAATTAAATAATAAACTAATTGGTTTGCTGGTGGGCGGTTTGCTCATCGTTTTGCTGGGAATTTTGGATGATACCCGGGGTTTGCCTGCCAAAGTAAAGCTGGTGGGTCAAATTGCCGCCGCTGCAGCGGTGATTCCTTTTGGCATTCAGGTGGAGTTTATCACCAACCCCATTAACGGAGACCTGCTGCACCTGGGAATCTGGGGGATTCCGGTCACCATTTTCTGGATTATTTCCGTAACCAATGCCGTAAACCTGATTGACGGATTGGATGGCCTGGCGGGCGGAACTTCCTTTATTGCCGCCTTGACCATGGCAGCCATTATCTGGCAGCAGGATGGAACAGGCATGGAGGTCACCCTTTTGGCACTGGTGCTGGCAGCCTCGATCCTGGGATTTTTACGGTACAATTTCTTTCCCGCCAAGATTTTTCTGGGGGATACCGGTTCCATGTTCCTGGGCTATGCCTTGGGAACTCTGGCAGTCATGGGTGTGACCAAGACCGCCACGGCCATCTCTGTCATTGTGCCGATGGTCATTTTAGGGCTTCCCCTGCTGGACGTGCTTTTTGCCATTCTTCGCCGCTATCAAAGCCAGCGGCCCATCTTTCAACCCGACAAGGAACACCTGCATCACCGGCTGATGGCCCTGGGATTATCCCATCGGCAGACGGTATTGGCCATTTACGCAGTGAACCTGATTTTAGGTGTAAGCGCTTTCCTCTTAACCGTGCTGACAACCAGTCAGGCGGCTCTGCTGCTCTTTATTTTGGCGGTGGTGATTATTGTAACCGCCAATAAGATCGGCGTGATCGGAAAGGTTGCCCCAACCGGAACCTCTTCTTCCGTTTCACAGAATTTACGGCAGCGGTCCTCCAAGATGTAG
- the fabZ gene encoding 3-hydroxyacyl-ACP dehydratase FabZ, with protein sequence MLDINAIQQILPHRYPFLLVDRILEVEEGKKVVGIKNVSMNEPFFQGHFPNYPVMPGVLIIEAMAQMGAVAILSMPAFAGRIALLAGIDKARFRRQVVPGDTLRIEVEVLKLRGTVGKSQARAYVGEELAVEAELMFALGKE encoded by the coding sequence ATGCTGGATATAAACGCTATACAACAAATTCTACCCCACCGCTATCCCTTCCTGTTAGTGGATCGAATTTTAGAAGTAGAGGAAGGGAAAAAAGTCGTTGGCATAAAGAACGTTTCCATGAATGAACCTTTTTTCCAGGGGCATTTTCCCAATTACCCGGTAATGCCCGGAGTCTTAATCATCGAAGCCATGGCCCAGATGGGGGCAGTGGCTATTCTTAGTATGCCTGCTTTTGCCGGGCGGATTGCCCTACTAGCCGGAATTGACAAAGCGCGCTTCCGGCGTCAGGTGGTTCCGGGGGATACTTTGCGGATTGAGGTGGAGGTTTTGAAACTCCGGGGTACGGTGGGCAAAAGCCAGGCTAGGGCCTATGTGGGAGAAGAGTTGGCGGTGGAAGCGGAGTTAATGTTTGCTCTAGGTAAGGAATAG
- a CDS encoding FAD-dependent oxidoreductase, translating to MKKFLFYFFILLLFLIFTTAADDQTLPGDIVVFGGGFDGCAAARSAAAAAPDRKVLLVIPEPVRQLGGIGTVGGQNFTDIRLWQGQVVTQGSFGRWFAKAGQFYNTDRMAQIIAADLSQFPNLKIVYSYDLEDLVVEEQQIKELKLRSTYRNLKGEVVWGPGLQRVPGQVFIDASVDGRLTRLTGNEVSTGRGDWPAALLPEEETLSVARQQAATLMFQVKGVKTPPKAARIADWEFVRDAKGSWGLAGGKQAFLSDPKVIAFNEQYGPLGFALKPVNAAANGKDSDIWWVNGLLVFDVDARAHRRDQGSRRYPSDLLPGQRTVDQAWLQAREFLQNPQFLQALRQLKVQDPATGQWYGFEQVELAKDAQGLPVVGEVMYIRESVHSPLAGKTGPGTENSRYAVTTREAQMAGPSSAGADADNYPRRIGLGYYMMDINAFIPEDLKASGAYDWPVTKHLRPDWQREGGQPKNPVYLPFEALLPSETTNLLVPGYAAGISSFAWAELRVLPNLAVLGDAAGVAAVRSLKEKKAPGQLDQKDISWVQEKLKAFGARLEK from the coding sequence ATGAAAAAGTTTCTTTTTTACTTTTTTATCCTTTTGCTTTTTTTGATTTTTACAACCGCTGCGGATGATCAAACTCTGCCAGGAGATATTGTGGTTTTTGGCGGGGGTTTTGACGGATGTGCGGCGGCCCGAAGTGCTGCCGCTGCCGCTCCTGACCGAAAAGTTCTATTGGTGATACCTGAACCGGTGCGGCAGTTAGGTGGTATTGGCACGGTGGGCGGCCAGAACTTTACGGATATCCGTCTATGGCAGGGACAGGTAGTTACTCAGGGTTCCTTTGGCCGCTGGTTCGCCAAAGCCGGACAATTTTACAACACTGACCGGATGGCCCAAATTATAGCGGCGGACCTGTCCCAGTTTCCCAATCTTAAAATTGTGTATTCCTACGACCTGGAAGATCTGGTTGTAGAGGAACAGCAAATTAAAGAACTAAAATTACGAAGCACTTACCGCAACCTAAAGGGTGAAGTGGTTTGGGGGCCCGGTTTACAAAGGGTGCCGGGGCAGGTCTTTATTGATGCTTCGGTGGACGGACGGTTAACCCGTCTGACCGGAAATGAAGTCAGCACCGGTCGCGGGGACTGGCCCGCAGCCCTGCTCCCGGAAGAGGAAACCCTATCGGTGGCCCGGCAGCAGGCGGCCACTCTGATGTTTCAGGTAAAGGGCGTTAAGACTCCCCCCAAGGCAGCACGTATCGCCGACTGGGAGTTTGTCCGGGATGCCAAAGGCAGTTGGGGGTTAGCCGGAGGAAAACAGGCTTTTCTTTCTGATCCCAAGGTGATTGCCTTTAACGAGCAATACGGACCATTGGGCTTCGCTCTTAAACCGGTTAACGCGGCCGCCAATGGAAAAGACAGCGATATCTGGTGGGTCAATGGCCTGCTGGTTTTTGATGTGGATGCCCGGGCTCACCGGCGGGATCAGGGCAGCCGGCGCTATCCCTCGGATCTTCTTCCGGGGCAGCGGACGGTAGACCAGGCGTGGCTGCAGGCCCGGGAATTCTTGCAGAACCCGCAATTTCTCCAGGCTCTGCGGCAATTGAAAGTTCAAGACCCGGCAACCGGCCAGTGGTACGGGTTTGAGCAGGTTGAATTGGCGAAAGACGCTCAAGGCCTGCCGGTGGTGGGAGAGGTAATGTATATCCGGGAGTCCGTACACAGCCCCCTGGCTGGTAAAACCGGTCCTGGAACGGAAAATAGCCGTTACGCAGTAACCACCCGGGAAGCTCAAATGGCCGGGCCTTCTTCAGCCGGTGCAGACGCCGACAACTATCCTCGCCGGATTGGGCTGGGGTACTATATGATGGATATTAATGCCTTTATTCCTGAAGATTTAAAGGCCTCCGGAGCCTACGATTGGCCCGTAACCAAGCACCTCCGTCCAGACTGGCAAAGGGAAGGCGGCCAGCCGAAAAACCCGGTGTACCTGCCCTTTGAAGCTTTACTGCCCTCCGAAACAACCAACCTCTTGGTCCCCGGCTACGCTGCAGGCATCTCCTCCTTCGCCTGGGCGGAACTCCGTGTACTGCCCAATTTAGCTGTTCTGGGAGACGCCGCAGGTGTTGCCGCTGTCCGCTCCCTGAAAGAAAAAAAAGCACCCGGGCAATTGGACCAAAAGGACATTTCCTGGGTGCAGGAAAAACTAAAAGCATTTGGAGCTAGGCTGGAAAAATAA
- a CDS encoding phosphodiester glycosidase family protein, whose amino-acid sequence MKLTTWFRLLCICFIVTWALPAAAAEQIAPGVRYWSFERTNWDGKPVKGHALEIDLQQRFTEVWPVMGQDQLGKLETLSSMTGRTGAIAAINGGFFDTRTGIPDGTLMIDGKTVTTTNILRTTLGITSDGEVKVGYYTPGSEEWQKARHLLTGGPLLVKDGLPVDQAVQEGLWGNVLSAAPRTAVGVTASGRLLLVEVDGRQANYSQGVTLEELSYLMIDLGAVQAVGLDGGGSSEMIVKGNIVNRPSDGKERSISNGLVVLQQLPVYLNNQRLFFDVPPLVEKGRTLVPMRRIFEGLGAEVAWDDATKKVTATKGSRSVELTLGEAVALVDGEKVALDVPAQLMAGRLLVPMRFVGESLGATVNYDTTATSPVIYITEEGGSTSENQ is encoded by the coding sequence ATGAAACTTACAACTTGGTTCCGTTTGCTTTGTATCTGTTTCATTGTAACCTGGGCCTTGCCGGCCGCCGCTGCGGAGCAGATTGCCCCGGGGGTCCGCTACTGGAGCTTTGAGCGGACTAACTGGGATGGAAAACCGGTAAAGGGCCATGCTTTGGAGATAGACCTTCAACAGCGCTTTACCGAGGTATGGCCGGTTATGGGGCAGGATCAGTTGGGAAAACTGGAAACCCTGAGCAGTATGACAGGCCGCACCGGAGCCATTGCTGCTATCAACGGGGGATTCTTTGATACCCGAACAGGAATCCCCGACGGCACTTTAATGATTGACGGTAAAACGGTAACCACAACCAATATTCTTCGCACTACCCTGGGAATCACCTCTGATGGAGAGGTTAAAGTGGGTTACTACACGCCGGGCAGCGAGGAGTGGCAAAAGGCTCGCCACCTTTTAACCGGCGGCCCGTTGCTGGTTAAGGACGGCCTGCCTGTGGATCAGGCGGTACAGGAAGGTCTGTGGGGCAACGTGCTGTCCGCCGCTCCCAGGACCGCTGTTGGAGTTACTGCCTCCGGGAGGCTACTGCTGGTGGAGGTTGACGGGCGTCAGGCGAATTACAGTCAAGGGGTTACCTTGGAGGAACTGTCCTATCTGATGATTGATCTGGGAGCCGTGCAGGCGGTGGGCTTGGATGGCGGCGGTTCCAGTGAGATGATTGTTAAAGGGAATATTGTCAACCGTCCTTCCGACGGCAAGGAAAGATCCATCAGCAACGGTCTGGTGGTACTACAGCAACTACCGGTGTATTTAAACAACCAGAGACTGTTTTTTGACGTACCGCCCCTGGTGGAAAAGGGACGCACCCTGGTGCCCATGCGCCGGATTTTTGAGGGATTGGGTGCTGAAGTAGCCTGGGATGATGCAACCAAAAAGGTGACGGCCACCAAAGGAAGCCGTTCCGTTGAACTAACATTGGGCGAGGCAGTTGCCTTGGTGGACGGCGAAAAAGTTGCTTTGGATGTGCCTGCACAATTAATGGCCGGTCGCCTGCTGGTACCCATGCGCTTTGTGGGAGAATCCCTGGGAGCCACGGTGAATTACGATACTACTGCTACGTCACCGGTGATTTACATTACCGAGGAAGGGGGCAGCACTAGTGAAAACCAGTAA